The Mastomys coucha isolate ucsf_1 unplaced genomic scaffold, UCSF_Mcou_1 pScaffold11, whole genome shotgun sequence genome includes a window with the following:
- the Lgals1 gene encoding galectin-1 has protein sequence MACGLVASNLNLKPGECLKVRGEVSPDAKSFVLNLGKDSNNLCLHFNPRFNAHGDANTIVCNSKEDGTWGTEQREPAFPFQPGSVTEVCITFDQADLTIKLPDGHEFKFPNRLNMDAINYMAADGDFKIKCVAFE, from the exons ATGGCCTGT GGTCTGGTCGCCAGCAACCTGAATCTCAAACCTGGGGAATGTCTCAAAGTTCGGGGAGAGGTGTCCCCCGACGCCAAGAG CTTTGTGCTGAACCTGGGGAAAGACAGCAACAACCTGTGCTTACACTTCAACCCTCGCTTCAATGCCCATGGAGACGCCAACACCATTGTGTGTAACAGCAAGGAAGATGGGACCTGGGGAACTGAACAAAGGGAGCCTGCCTTCCCCTTCCAGCCTGGGAGTGTCACGGAG GTGTGCATCACCtttgaccaggctgacctgaccATCAAGCTGCCAGACGGGCATGAGTTCAAGTTCCCCAACCGCCTCAACATGGACGCCATCAACTACATGGCAGCGGATGGTGACTTCAAGATTAAGTGCGTGGCCTTTGAATGA